Sequence from the Leptospira bourretii genome:
TCGGAAGATGCCATCTAATGGAGATTCACTGGCAAGGGTCACAGAAGACAATGCTTTCAAGTTTGCATACAAAACAGTTTCTAAAATTACTCTCACTCATCATCGGTCTTTCCCTCTCGATCGGATTGTTCCCATCCCTTTTAGCCAATCCCGACCAATTTGACGGGGACATCTACTATGCCGACACGGTCAGCCAAAACCGCAACCGTACGCCACAAAGACCACATCCAGACCTCCACGTTCCTACCGTTCCCGCCAAACAAGATATAACAGTATTCTCCAATGCGCCCACAGACAAAACCGCTTATCCTTATATCCAAACAACGATTAACTTTGTCGAAGGCCATTTGTCTTTGAAGGCATTTTTATCTGATGGAACGGAAGTCGCATATTCCACAAGAGGGGAACACCTTCGTTACTCCAAATGTTACGGTGACTTGTGTATCATTGTCTCCCAAAAAAACCTGTTAGGTGTGAGTAATACAAGCACTGAATGGGAAAAGGGACATATCTTTGGCGAAGAACGATACGAAGTGGCAATGGGTCACAAAGCGGCACTTGTTGCAAGCGATCGAAAACTTTACATATACAACAGTTATACGAACCATTGGGAAACCATTAGCCTTGAACAAGAAACCTTAAGTGCCTTTGCCAACCTATATGACAAAGTGGCTATCATCACATCACGCCGTATCCTTGTGATGGATCTCACGACCGAGATGCAATACGAACAAAATTTACTCCTCCGACGGATTTATCAATTTGAAATGCGAGATGGGTTTATTAATTTTTATTCTGGTAGTAAACTATGGATGTTTCGCCACCAAACAGAGGCATTCGAAGAAGTGGATTTGACCGATTAAGTTACGAACACAGTTGCCTAAATTTTATTTATTTGTAAGCATATAAAACCATAAAATCAATTCATGAGATTTACCTTACCAATAATCATAGTATCGCAATTTTTATGTACTTCACTTTGGTTTGCAGGAAACTCGATTATTTCGGACTTAGCCAATGATTTACACCTCGAACATCACTTTTTGGCTAACCTAACAAGTTCAATACAGCTTGGATTCATCATCGGAACATTAGTATTCGCAATTTTTAATATTTCCGATCGTCTTTCTCCATCATTAGTATTTTTCATTTGTTCACTTTTGGCTGGACTTTTTAATCTCGGAATGACATTAAAATCAATCCAACCTATAGAAATTCTTTCATTTCGACTTTTAACTGGTTTCTTTCTTGCTGGAATCTATCCCGTTGGTATGAAAATAGCATCTGACTACTTCCAAGTTGGCCTCGGAAAATCTTTAGGTTTCTTGGTTGGTGCATTAGTATTTGGAACTGCCTTTCCTCATTTATTAAAAATTTTTACAATCGGATTCCCTTGGAAGTATGTTTTGTATGTAACCACAACTTTGTCGTTATGCGGTGGATTGAGTATTTTGTTTTTTGTTCCCGATGGACCATATCGAAAATTTGGTCAAAAATTAAAATTTGCTGCATTTACAAATGCATTCAGGAATAAAAATTTTCGAGCAGCTTCCTTTGGTTATTTCGGACATATGTGGGAATTATATACTTTATGGGCTTCTATCCCAATAATACTGATTTCTTATAATAGTCACCATCCAAATTTAAATTTGAACGTACCATTACTTTCGTTTCTGATCATTGGATCTGGGGCCATAGCCTGTGTTTTCAGTGGATTGTTTTCCACGCGATTTGGTGCAAGAAAGATTGCTACTATATCACTTTTTTTATCTTGTTTATGTTGTTTGACTTCTCCATTTTTTTTGTCATCTGGATCAGTTGTTTTATTAATCCTGTTTTTATTTTTTTGGGGGCTCGTAGTCATCGCAGATTCACCAATGTTCTCAACACTTGTGGCTGA
This genomic interval carries:
- a CDS encoding MFS transporter produces the protein MRFTLPIIIVSQFLCTSLWFAGNSIISDLANDLHLEHHFLANLTSSIQLGFIIGTLVFAIFNISDRLSPSLVFFICSLLAGLFNLGMTLKSIQPIEILSFRLLTGFFLAGIYPVGMKIASDYFQVGLGKSLGFLVGALVFGTAFPHLLKIFTIGFPWKYVLYVTTTLSLCGGLSILFFVPDGPYRKFGQKLKFAAFTNAFRNKNFRAASFGYFGHMWELYTLWASIPIILISYNSHHPNLNLNVPLLSFLIIGSGAIACVFSGLFSTRFGARKIATISLFLSCLCCLTSPFFLSSGSVVLLILFLFFWGLVVIADSPMFSTLVAENAPEDSRGSALTIVNCIGFSITIVSIQLISFFAEKINFQYLYLLLAIGPIFGLYALLKKNNKGASL